In Glycine max cultivar Williams 82 chromosome 4, Glycine_max_v4.0, whole genome shotgun sequence, the genomic stretch TACTTTCTAAGGagcttttgcataaaaaaaatattatttataattattcgacatctatttgataaatatttaaaattaatttctcttaatGTCACTCACCTTTCAAtacaaaatttgtaattaaaattaattttaatacatatatattttaattagatttaatgatttaaaattaattatcattgtcaattttatttgacttataaaagaaacaaatatatattattttagttgcGTGAATcactattatttattattttaataatatttttagtgttaaattatagaaagtaaaaagttattcttGGTTCATGAGTGCTCTCAGGCATGCTTCGGAAACACTCCACTAGATTAGATTGAATCCGTTGAACCTTTTGTAAGAGCTAGATAAAATTAGTAAGATCCACTATCTTATAGTTTAAATTCTATTAATTTACATTAAGAACAACTACTACAACAATAAAGTAAAAACGTGtacttcaaaattaaaagtatgCTTCAGTGGAAGGAAGAAGTAATCCAATCCATGCCTCGTGGCCTTCTAGACCAAATATTAGGTGAGTTTggataattattgtttttgtaaTAAGACAGTTTAGATAAATAcactttaaaaatagaaaattatttattttattaaaataataatttattttaacaaataagtttaaataaattgatccattaaaaattattttgaaatgataTATGTTATTCTGGAAAGATTTCCATAATAACAATCATACATCAATCAAAGTAATTAGTCGGTGCAACCTGAATCCTTGACGTAAACTTAGATTAGAAAATTGAATGAACACACTTATAGGAAAAAATCATTATCGAAagctttgctttgtaattaaTGTGTATAATATATGAAGTTAGTGATAAATGTACCTTGAGATGTAATGTcacatgaaagaaaacatgaaaatattgtataataatgatgaaaatgCAATATTATATAAGGAATACATAGtgaagataatttaaaattagagtttgaagaataataataataacatgaaaataagtttttagatagaatttaaagaatattaatgataagatgaaaataaaattaacaaacataGATATAAGATAAgtgtttattatcttttttttatttcttgttaatcattttaattcttaatgatattttattaaaaaaatatatacttatagATAAATAcactttaaaaatagaaaattatttattttattaaaataataatttattttaacaaataagtttaaataaattgatccattaaaaattatttgaaatgatatatttattctGGAAAGATTCCGATAATAACAAATCATACATCAATCAAAGTAATTAGTCGGTGCAACCTGAATCCTTGACGTAAACTTAGATAGAAAATTGAATGAACACACTTATAGGAAAGAAATCATTATCGAAagctttgctttgtaattaaTGTGTATAATATATGAAGTTAGTGATAAATGTACCTTGAGATGTAATGTCACATgaagaaaacatgaaaatattgtataataatgatgaaaatgcatattatataatgaatacatatgtgataatttaaaattagagtttgaaagaataataataataacatgaaATAAGTTTTAGATagaatttaaagaaataatgataagatgaaaataaattaacaaacatAGATATAAGATAatgtttatatcttttttttatttttgtaatcattttaattcttaatgatattttattaaaaaaatatatacttattcCGAAAGTATATTTTTGGAACTATAAATCATAGTTTCGGAGATACATTTCTCAAATACGTATATGCAATTCTGGAAAAATATTTCCGAAAAGCAAAAGGAatgtactttaaaaaaaaatatatagtggATAATTGAGAGCAAAAATGATGGATATGGGGATATACTTAGAAAAATTGAGGTGTAAATAGCAAGAGCTACAAACGAAAGAAAATGGTGTATACAGCATTGGCCATAAGACAAGgtaacaaaagaataaaaaaataatgaaaactagcaaaactacTTTCCCCCTAATTTGAACACATGCAAAAagcaattaaaagaataaaaatagtgaAACCCACCTACAAAAACAATTCGTCACGAAAACAAGCGGGAGAAAACAACTTTGCAGCATTTTTTCAAAACTGTGCTTTGCAGTAATTTTTgtatgtaaaatatataattaaaaatattaaaataaaataataaaaaattactgatttttttataattattttcaaaacacatgtgaataaaataataagaaataaataaaataattatatataatatgatttgtagtgtaagtattttaaattttaaataataaaactacaaaaatatcatgtatcaacactttattattttttattttacactttatttttctttttactttgtcAAACAACTTaagaaatcattttatttttcattttttttcttcccttctattttttcttttcacatattCTTTCCCAAACTAACCATTAGAGAACACGCCCCACCAAAAAAAAACGTGAAAAGTATTGCAGCTTTTTTAATATTGGCAGTTAGCCATGTTCTTCACGTGTGTATGCacgtttaatttataaatttttagctttctctcaatttttttatataaacttttagCTTTTTAACTACTATAAACCTTTTAAGCTTTTAATTAGCTTataatctaattatttattttaataaattaaaaaataaaatataaaggaaaaaatacttaTGCATTTCTATTTTGGAAGGAAAAATTACTTCAATAatcatcattttataaatataaagataaatatttgaattttaaagtcaatttcaaattaaaattaaaatttgatcatttttatgGGATTCAAtctaaaatatttcttatattaattatttttttttaacaaaaatatcattcattaaaattaatcatatatgaTGACATGATAGTCAGAGAAATATAATCCATTaacatttgttaattttgttaacacTTCACAGGGATgattttcaccaaaaaaaaaaatacttaatgcATATTAATTTCGGACGAATTTAATGttatcaactaaaaaaaaataaaaattcttaaccCTAATGAGTTACTTATTAATACtcatttaacttatttaatGCGTAATATTAGCCATTAATATGTAattgaaaaaacatttaaatgcaAATTAATGTCagattgttcaatttttttctattttttaatttcacttattagttaattattaaGTTATTCCTATTTTAGGCGAGAAATTAGTTGCCCAAAATACTGCGTATCATCGATTTTAAAGGTATGAAGTTTTAACTAAAACCATCCTTCAAGAAGCATTTAAATGTAATTCAATAACTGCACCATCCTTCAAGAAGCATCCCATTCTTAAAGAATCGTCCCATTGATTGTATTCTTCTTGATAAAATGTTTTGCACACTTAGGGTTGGCCTAACCGTAAATGCTACGtaaagtaaaatttgaaaaatactttttttactttaaataatagAGTTATATAAGGCCTTTTTACTTGCATACAtggcattttttgttttaaaaattaataacattttttttaatgaagctGAAGTTTGAACTTTAATTGTTTTATCTTGGATTAACCTTCTTTATACTCAATAATGACCATCAATCTCTTGTATGAGTTGCAATCATATAAAATGCTCTCTAATTCTCTTATTAGAACCTAACCTATCCAGTAGGAGACCACATGACTTAAGTAAGTATCCATCCCAAATCCATTATCTCTAACTCACacctataaattaataataaggaCCCTTCACACTATCCTGAATTCCTGATAGTGTGAGTTTTGACATATACCAGAATAATGACCCTTGCGATGCACAGATGCACGAATTCGatggataaattattttagtgatTTATATGATTCCTAAATGAAAAGTAGAATTCAATTTATCAAAtaccattttattaattttatcaaagatTGTAATATATCAGCAGATTGTTACATGATTTGAAATTcttcttaaatatataacatgatCCCCCAAACtgtaaattgaattttgaaatttgacaacaaataaaaatgaaatgaggACACAAATTgctcctaaaattaaatttcaaaatagatGATAAGTAactatatacaaataaaaacataacttGTTCTAAGATttagtattaaaatttaatatttaatcacCATTTTTCCAGGTCACAGAATCCTTTCAAGTTTGATGAATacccttttaatttatttaaaactatcaaattgaaaattaaataataataatttcttaatcTGAAAAATTCAATTACTCAATGGTTAATGCATTTGTTgaattaatctttatttttagttgccttttaattttaaatttggataATTGTCAAATTTGAAAGTCGGGCGTGtaaaaagattaatttgaaTGTAAAATTCCTTTGAGCACAAATTACATTTGATTAACAACTATTATCTCTTCATAAAAAagcatttttactttttctcttaACGAAGTCTGCAATGTTTGTTCAAGTGCATGTAGAAATCTGTTTTATATGAAGTTATTCTCACATTAACCTTATTGTGTCAGTGACATCATTGTCAAGCTAATATTGATTTCATCTTActggtttataattttttattttaaaaaattaataacactttttttaatagtttgaactttaattgttttattttggattcACCTTGCGCATATTTAATAAAGACCGTTGATCTCTTGTAAGAGTTAGAGTCATATAATGGCTCTCCAATTCTCTTATTAAAACCTAACCTATCCATTAGGAGACCAGATGATTTAAGTAAGTATCCACCCCAACTCCATTATATCTGGCTCACACCTATAAATACTAAGACCCTTCACTATCCTAAATCCCTCATAGTGTGAGTTTtgacatatatacatatattatatattatatacgtcaaatgatttatttaattctttattttaattttttagtttgattttttttcatttaaaaagttcaatttaattatttattttattttttatcttttaaaaatattattttagtcattatatatttttttaatttaatttttgattcaTTTAAGATTATCCtcgttaatcatttaaaaatgaagTGAAAAGGAAAGTgagaaaactaaataaaaaaaatttatttttaaattattaataaagttaattttaaatagattgaagaattaaaatgaataaaataaagtatcaaataattttttttttaaagtaaagagTTAAactgaactaaaaaaattaaaaataaaaaataaattaaaatttttaaaagataaaaaatcaaaataaaaaaaaaccaaatacatcatttaatctattttatattGTACTTCAAAACCTTTACAAACTTGAGCTGACAGTTCTTATATCAATGTCACCACCTCACACCCATCACGCTTCGCTGCGCCTTGCCTACTTCTAGACTAACAACCACTTGAAGAATCCTCTGATTCAGATGTGGACCAATATTCTCTACACCACCTTCAATCAACATATATGAAGAAAATAACACGAGATTagcttaaattaaataataataaaaatttaaacataaatgaCACGTGTATAATATTTACTACCAAAAGTATAGActagatttatttttatttttaatctataaGATTAAGGGacatttccttaaaaaaagattaagggACATAGATTACAAAAATGACATTATAGTTATTATTCTAGGCAAATTGACTCCAGGGGTCACTCTTACAAAAATGACATTATAGTTATTTTTCTGGAACTCGATCTGTTTTGAAAGTAATTATTAAGGGGGtctgtttttcaaaactttccaTCATTACTATAAGCGAAACATCATGTGGCAGGGACAACATGATATTTCGCTAGTGGAGTTAAATTGCCCCCTTGATGGTTTataaatatctattatttttgtatatccATTATGTTGTTGAGTCATACCCAAGGCATTAAGCATTTTAGGATAACTTTGATGTAAGATATCTATAGACCATAGGGATAACTCACCAATTTATATCAATATTCCGCGTTCTGATATACAAGATCCTCCGAAGAGGCGAGTGTAGAACATACTAACTCACCAATTGATATCAATATTCCGCGTTCTGATATACAAGATCCTCCGAAGAGGCGAGTGTAGAACATACTAGCTGACGAGAGTTTCAAATGATAATCATTATATAACTCAGAGTTTCAAAGTAGAAGTTTAGAAGAGAGTCATTTTAGAAAGAAGAGAGTGTTATTCGATTCAGTGTGCCTCAACATAGAGACTCATCCCCTTTATGTAGGAGGGGAATGGACACTAGCATACAAAGTCTTATCCGGGGAAGGATAAGATTATTACAACAATAGATAACATAGAATCTACTTTATTAAAGATAAGGCTGGCTAGACTAAAGATAAGACAGTTTCTAAACAACTGACACGTGGCACACGACGAAACATATAACACACACTCCATTTTGAgttattatgtaattaaaaaggaaagaaaatcagtatccatctctattattatgtaattaaaaaggaaataaaacatTCTTATGGATTTGCTCAAGATATTTCGGGTTAATTATAAGTCatgcctttctttttttgttagtgattattatgtaattaactctcgtttattatgtaatttattttctttcctttttaattacataataatcaaattaattttaaataattacataataaataagagttaatattttttctttccatttatgTTCAGGAAAATTAATTCCcattatgttaatattttaattttagtatatattatttcttccttttgaaaatcctttttaattttagtatatattttttcctgtTTGGCCACTACATATGCGCCCCGTCAACCCGCGAAACTCTCACCCCTATTTCACTCATACCACCCGCAAAATTGTTACTGTGACATGATGGGTGCCTGTTTTACCAACTCTAATGGCGAAATGTCATGCCTATTTTTGCTTACAGTAATGACGAAAAGCTTTGAAAAACAAACCCCCTTAGTAATTACTTTAAAACAAATTCAGTttcaaaattcttttataaaagTGACCCTGTGATCAATTTGTCTATTATTCTATACACAAATGACATGATCGAGCCACAAaaattagtattaattatttttattattacgaGACTAAAGCCTATGTGACTACTAATGTTAAATTCATCAAATGGATGGTACTCAAtactcacatttttttattattgaaaaatcaatttcatattaattaaattaatatcactttcttttaagtggtaaaaaaaattcgttttatatttgttcaaaatttaaggtgatgatttgttttcttttttttttttttataaaaaaaatgcaagaaagTTATAGAAGCCCAACGGTGATATTTACGTAGACAGGTTATATCTGACAATTACTAAAATaaggtaagtttttttttaaaaaaaaattcgacCGGTAAAATAAGATAAACTAAGAAAGGTCGTTAGGGCAAACTCCTCGTGGGGTTATGGAAATATTTATCTTTCCGTAACaacatttaattgaattaaaaatgtttatgtGTGAGTTTATTCAATGTTTAGGATAAGGTGGCAGAATTGCTTATGATATTAAATTGTGTTCTACACCGAAAATGACCATTTACGGAAAGTCTTTGTTTTGAGCATCATGATTATGATAATCATGCTTATTTTTCAGTTGTGCTATTTTTACTGGCCAGTTTCAACCCGCCAGCCTTTCAGCATCTTGAATGATTCCTTCTCTCCgtgaaaactaaaaaacaatttaaataatgtaaaaagatGATTTgatattgttaaataaaattattttttacaattaaatacTCCATTCTTTCCAAAATAAGTATCATAGGttgttttatactaaaaaaactaataaatagatgaaaaaaataatatttttataaaattaatctttttaaataaaaaaagaaaataatattaatattaaattcaaaaattaaagtgaTATTGTCGGATGTAACATTTATTTTGGAACAATTTTATTTCAAGTATGATACTTATTTCGGAATACAAgaagtaaaatatattattttaaatcaactaGAACAAAACTATTCTAACTTAATAGTTATTTATTGAGTTACTTTGACTTGGCAAGATTAACTTATGTagcataattataattatagtctgtcctaaaaattatattactttgaaattatttttcaattacaaCATCCAAGACTTTTATAaacattaatcattaaaaatcatttcTGCACATGACCAATTACTAAATACTAATTAGTAAAATGTTTTTCTAGAAGCAAATTCAATCACCCACTAATCAGAAGCCTACCACCACCTGTTTTGCTTGTCCAAGTCAAACACCACGTTGACATGCCAATAAATATTTTGTCCGTAACGgacagaataattaaaaaaaaaaaaaatgaaacccacCTACCGCAGCAACTTCGTGGTTCCTAATTAAAAGCCTCCAAAAGGAATCTCATAACACTTGTTTATATCTCTGTTTCCTTCAATCACCATTTTCCTCATAGGGGGtgaagaaaaattaagaagCATTATAATTAAGCCAAAGTGGTCATAGATATGGAGGGTCTTCTGCCTCTTGTTTACAAAGCAATCAAGAGAAACAAAACACGACGGCAATATGAGTGTCTTTCATCAGGAACCTCTCTAGGGTACAACATCAGCATGCCCGAGATGTACCCTCAAACTCAGGACCATGTCCTTCAGAATCAGACACATACCCAGAAAATGTTTCACCACCCTGAAGAAGGTCACAAAGTTGGTCACAGGAGATATAACTCTGTTGATGATCATTTCAATTATGGGTTCCAATCTGCTCAGATGAGAACAGGCGTTGATGCTCCCTCTTCGAACAAACTTGTAAGGTTTAGGAGCCAGAGAATGTTTTCATGTATCACTGGTGTTTAaggtatatatattaatttacatATCCTATGATATTAATTTTCCCATATGTTAAATGTTGCACAATGTTGTGGCCTTGATTCAAATGATGTTGTGATTCTTGATTTGTTCCGTGCTTGGCTTGGTTAATTAGTTCTGTACATTGAAAGGTAGTAttgtgcttcttttttttttttttgggcgtCAAGATTCTTTGGTTCATCCTTGAGTCTTTGAAGCTCTCTACTTTGTTTAGGGGCATGAATTGTAaagcttaatttttaaaaggaaaataatacatttttcaagagctttgtaagaaaaaaaattgattagtttttgttttatatatagtcTCTACGCGTAAGATCtgacttttcatatttttctagCTCTGGTGGTAGCTTGCTGGTATTCACTGTCCTCATTAAAGTCATGAGACTCAcgataaattataaatgaaatatcttttatatattccCCCAGTTttcgaatttttttaatttttttttagttataagccattttcaaaatttaacataatattaattagttCATCCGttccaaaataagtattatttgatatctatttttcacatattaagaaaaattaataaataaataatagataatagtcatattataaaattaattttattattaatattagattaaaaatttaaagtgtCACTAATTAaggatattaataaaaataataattaatatttattaaaaaactaatataacacttattttgaaacattttatcttttaaaatatgatacttATTTGATACGGAGGAATACTATTTTACAACCATTTATACTCTTACTTTCTACTTGATTGTTAACTAATTTAtacatatgtatttatttattgtgaagTAAAAGcgagaaaagataaaataaaaacctcATAATCATTTTATTAGAATCAACCCGatcaagaaaatttattatatttattagtttttaatgaagataaaaaacaattaaggtAGTAATAAAGTAAGGATTTtttgactatttttttgttaaataaaataaggacaTTTTAGATAATTACTTTTTAgttattgtatttttcatttttttaatgaatcatGTTAAATAGTGatacatttaataaaaagtaagttttaaatgcatatttattattaaatatcagaaaatgaattttagtggtttgattaatgaatatttgaagttttaaatgcatatttattattaagtaTCGGAAAAGGATAATGAAATTTAATGATTTCATCAATGAATTCTTTATTATATgttcattattatatttatgaattttaatttattttttattttaattttttaaaataacaataccatattagaaaataaaataaaaactaaagatattaatttgtaattgttgTTTCATTTATCACATATAATTATCTCTAGTGTACAAGTTTGATAGTGAttcacaaattatatatatatatatatgcaatgtATGCGTTTttgcataataataaaaatgtatatttatacCGTCAACAGATTAGTAGTCAGTACATTAACTAAATATAATAGATACCATTTTTAGAAGTTATGAgcctaataataattttttatttaatattttcatttgtataaCATTTAAACTaagttgaaaatattaatttaataaataaaattattttattggcagtaaataacatgaatataaaatgacaaatatatagatgtttatttttaaaaaattaaaatagttgattaaaaaaatttatttggtgaTTTATAAATACCTTAATAATATCTTTCTTTCCTCAATTATTATGAGTTATGAGTAAACAAGGCTACATTGTTATGATAACATAtaacaattctaatttttttaacacttttttattgatattttatttgataaataaaaaaatattactttgtaTTTCAAGATATtcaatttattcaatttttatctaGCAAAAAATTTATTCGttttcatttgatatttttatataaaatattagaagAATTAATAATAGGATACATAATTTTTCTGACAATAAATTCTGtacgtttggttttttatacTATCTGTCTGATGTAAACAATCGGTTTCTTTAtcaaatgactttttttttttataaaaaaaatgccattaataagaaaaaaaacagttttcTAACCACAAAGagaaacgattttttttttttatatcatattttcctt encodes the following:
- the LOC100803290 gene encoding uncharacterized protein: MEGLLPLVYKAIKRNKTRRQYECLSSGTSLGYNISMPEMYPQTQDHVLQNQTHTQKMFHHPEEGHKVGHRRYNSVDDHFNYGFQSAQMRTGVDAPSSNKLVRFRSQRMFSCITGV